The proteins below are encoded in one region of Erinaceus europaeus chromosome 15, mEriEur2.1, whole genome shotgun sequence:
- the ALKBH4 gene encoding alpha-ketoglutarate-dependent dioxygenase alkB homolog 4 isoform X1 has protein sequence MAAAAVAAPEPLGECGCKGIRTCLVCERQRGEDASWRPGPLTHRFSYCPDTGWAMGTEDSDFEGWAFPFPGVTLLEDFVTREEEAELVQLMDRDPWKLSQSGRRKQDYGPKVNFRKQRLKLGGFCGLPPSSRELVRRMGMYPGLEDFQPVEQCNLDYRPERGAAIDPHLDDAWLWGERLVSLSLLAPTALSLSRESPGSLLLSLAPSGLPMGLGAVATCRSVSCLEVEVAVALPRRSLLVLRGPARHQWQHAIHRGDVRARRVGTTFRELAAEFRPGGKQQDLGRELLQVALSFQGTPV, from the exons ATGGCGGCTGCAGCGGTGGCGGCCCCCGAGCCCCTGGGCGAGTGCGGCTGCAAAGGCATCCGGACCTGCCTGGTCTGCGAGCGGCAGCGCGGGGAGGACGCATCCTGGAGGCCCGGCCCGCTG ACTCACCGTTTCAGTTACTGCCCTGACACCGGCTGGGCCATGGGGACTGAGGATTCCGACTTCGAGGGCTGGGCCTTCCCTTTCCCGGGGGTAACACTACTCGAGGACTTCGTGACCCGCGAGGAGGAGGCTGAGCTGGTGCAGCTCATGGACCGAGACCCCTGGAAGCTCTCTCAGTCGGGGCGGAGGAAGCAG gactACGGACCCAAAGTCAACTTCCGGAAGCAGAGGCTGAAGCTGGGCGGCTTTTGCGGGCTGCCTCCATCCAGTCGGGAGCTGGTGCGCAGGATGGGCATGTACCCAGGGCTGGAGGACTTCCAGCCGGTGGAGCAGTGCAACCTGGACTACCGGCCCGAGCGCGGTGCGGCCATCGACCCCCACCTGGATGACGCCTGGCTGTGGGGGGAGCGGCTAGTCAGCCTCAGCCTGCTGGCGCCCACCGCGCTGTCCTTGTCGAGAGAGAGCCCGGGCAGCCTGCTGCTCAGCCTGGCCCCGTCCGGCCTGCCCATGGGCCTGGGCGCGGTGGCCACATGCCGCTCGGTGTCCTGTCTCGAAGTGGAGGTGGCGGTGGCCCTGCCCCGCCGCTCTCTGCTCGTGCTCCGTGGGCCTGCGCGCCACCAGTGGCAGCACGCTATCCACCGCGGGGACGTGCGTGCCCGGCGCGTGGGCACCACCTTCCGCGAGCTGGCAGCCGAGTTCAGGCCTGGTGGGAAGCAGCAGGACCTGGGCCGAGagctgctgcaggtggctctgtcctTCCAGGGAACCCCTGTGTGA
- the ALKBH4 gene encoding alpha-ketoglutarate-dependent dioxygenase alkB homolog 4 isoform X2, translating into MAAAAVAAPEPLGECGCKGIRTCLVCERQRGEDASWRPGPLKTHRFSYCPDTGWAMGTEDSDFEGWAFPFPGVTLLEDFVTREEEAELVQLMDRDPWKLSQSGRRKQDYGPKVNFRKQRLKLGGFCGLPPSSRELVRRMGMYPGLEDFQPVEQCNLDYRPERGAAIDPHLDDAWLWGERLVSLSLLAPTALSLSRESPGSLLLSLAPSGLPMGLGAVATCRSVSCLEVEVAVALPRRSLLVLRGPARHQWQHAIHRGDVRARRVGTTFRELAAEFRPGGKQQDLGRELLQVALSFQGTPV; encoded by the exons ATGGCGGCTGCAGCGGTGGCGGCCCCCGAGCCCCTGGGCGAGTGCGGCTGCAAAGGCATCCGGACCTGCCTGGTCTGCGAGCGGCAGCGCGGGGAGGACGCATCCTGGAGGCCCGGCCCGCTG AAGACTCACCGTTTCAGTTACTGCCCTGACACCGGCTGGGCCATGGGGACTGAGGATTCCGACTTCGAGGGCTGGGCCTTCCCTTTCCCGGGGGTAACACTACTCGAGGACTTCGTGACCCGCGAGGAGGAGGCTGAGCTGGTGCAGCTCATGGACCGAGACCCCTGGAAGCTCTCTCAGTCGGGGCGGAGGAAGCAG gactACGGACCCAAAGTCAACTTCCGGAAGCAGAGGCTGAAGCTGGGCGGCTTTTGCGGGCTGCCTCCATCCAGTCGGGAGCTGGTGCGCAGGATGGGCATGTACCCAGGGCTGGAGGACTTCCAGCCGGTGGAGCAGTGCAACCTGGACTACCGGCCCGAGCGCGGTGCGGCCATCGACCCCCACCTGGATGACGCCTGGCTGTGGGGGGAGCGGCTAGTCAGCCTCAGCCTGCTGGCGCCCACCGCGCTGTCCTTGTCGAGAGAGAGCCCGGGCAGCCTGCTGCTCAGCCTGGCCCCGTCCGGCCTGCCCATGGGCCTGGGCGCGGTGGCCACATGCCGCTCGGTGTCCTGTCTCGAAGTGGAGGTGGCGGTGGCCCTGCCCCGCCGCTCTCTGCTCGTGCTCCGTGGGCCTGCGCGCCACCAGTGGCAGCACGCTATCCACCGCGGGGACGTGCGTGCCCGGCGCGTGGGCACCACCTTCCGCGAGCTGGCAGCCGAGTTCAGGCCTGGTGGGAAGCAGCAGGACCTGGGCCGAGagctgctgcaggtggctctgtcctTCCAGGGAACCCCTGTGTGA
- the ORAI2 gene encoding protein orai-2 isoform X2 gives MVEVQLETQYQYPRPLLIAFSACTTVLVAVHLFALLISTCILPNVEAVSNIHNLNSISESPHERMHPYIELAWGFSTVLGILLFLAEVVLLCWIKFLPVDARPPPGPPPAPGGHTGWQAALVSTIIMVPVGFIFVVFTIHFYRSLVRHKTERHHREIEELHQLKVQLDGHERSLQVV, from the coding sequence atGGTGGAGGTGCAGCTGGAGACTCAGTACCAGTACCCGCGGCCGCTGCTCATCGCCTTCAGCGCCTGCACCACGGTGCTGGTGGCCGTGCACCTGTTCGCGCTGCTCATCAGCACGTGCATCCTGCCCAACGTGGAGGCCGTGAGCAACATCCACAACCTCAACTCCATCAGCGAGTCCCCCCACGAGCGCATGCACCCCTACATCGAGCTGGCCTGGGGCTTCTCCACCGTGCTGGGCATCCTGCTCTTCCTGGCCGAGGTGGTGCTGCTGTGCTGGATCAAGTTCCTGCCCGTGGATGCAcggcccccgcccggccccccgCCCGCGCCCGGCGGCCACACGGGTTGGCAGGCTGCCCTGGTGTCCACCATCATCATGGTGCCCGTGGGGTTCATCTTCGTGGTGTTCACCATCCACTTCTACCGCTCGCTCGTGCGCCACAAAACGGAGCGCCACCACCGGGAGATCGAGGAGCTGCATCAGCTCAAGGTGCAGCTGGACGGCCACGAGCGCAGCCTGCAGGTCGtgtga